A window of Natrinema versiforme contains these coding sequences:
- a CDS encoding DUF1684 domain-containing protein, which produces MSDSIDVDRWRDELESKRAEKDEFFADHPQSPIPPEEREDFEGLDYFDPDPTYRVTATARVHEEPEVVLIDTTAGREMRYLRVATLEFDLDRENEDLEDGTFELAAYRQESPNEQPLFVPFRDKTTGQQTYQGGRYMELEPTGDLADGDEIVVDFNLAYSPFCAYSDTFDCPLPPEENWLEVTIPAGERDD; this is translated from the coding sequence ATGAGCGATTCTATCGACGTCGACCGCTGGCGCGACGAACTCGAGTCGAAACGCGCCGAGAAAGACGAGTTCTTCGCCGACCATCCCCAGTCGCCGATCCCGCCCGAAGAGCGCGAGGACTTCGAGGGGCTCGACTACTTCGACCCGGACCCGACCTACCGCGTGACCGCGACGGCGCGAGTCCACGAAGAGCCCGAGGTCGTGCTGATCGACACCACCGCGGGCCGCGAGATGCGCTATCTCCGCGTCGCGACGCTGGAGTTCGACCTCGACCGCGAAAACGAGGACCTAGAAGACGGCACGTTCGAATTGGCGGCCTACCGGCAGGAGAGCCCGAACGAACAGCCGCTGTTCGTCCCGTTCCGCGACAAGACGACGGGCCAGCAGACCTACCAGGGCGGCCGGTACATGGAACTCGAGCCGACGGGCGACCTCGCGGACGGCGACGAAATCGTCGTGGACTTCAACCTCGCGTACTCCCCGTTTTGCGCCTACAGCGATACCTTCGACTGTCCGCTCCCTCCCGAGGAGAACTGGCTCGAGGTAACGATTCCGGCCGGCGAACGGGACGACTAG